From the Criblamydia sequanensis CRIB-18 genome, the window TCGGAGGAGATGTTCAGGGCGTTAACGCTTGTCAGCATGCACCCAAGCACCATCATTTCTGAATCTTTTGAATTTGGCGGGATTCTAACCTTTACATTTTCCGACACCTTTTCTCTCCCTTTTATCTAGAAAACAGCCCATCATAGCCAATTTACTAAAATCATTAAAGTGATTAAACCATTACTAAAGTTAAGACAAAGTGAAACACGTTGTGTATAAAGTAATGCAAGACAAAAAAGAATAAAATATTCTATAATCTATTTTTTTAAACTTTTTATTTAGCCCCCAATACAATATATGTTTGCTGTTGTTCAAGTGGTACAACTTTTATTTCGCTTCTATATGATCATGATTTTTGCTCGAATCATCAGCTCTTGGATACCCGAGCTCTATGAAAGCAAATTGATGCAATTTGTGGCTTTTTATGTAGACCCTTATCTAAACTTTTTTAAACGTTTTATTCCTCCTCTTGGAATGATAGACTTAAGCCCCATAGCTGCTCTATTTTGTCTTAGTTTCATCGAGGGAATATTCACAAACGCTCTTCTTTATTTTGCATGAATTATTCTCATTTCACAAAACCCATAAAAA encodes:
- a CDS encoding YggT family protein; amino-acid sequence: MFAVVQVVQLLFRFYMIMIFARIISSWIPELYESKLMQFVAFYVDPYLNFFKRFIPPLGMIDLSPIAALFCLSFIEGIFTNALLYFA